In Podarcis raffonei isolate rPodRaf1 chromosome 8, rPodRaf1.pri, whole genome shotgun sequence, the genomic window GCCTGGCAGGGCTGATGgggtgtgtggcttggggagCATTCCAGGGGCCAgctggagaggcctggagggccacacttgACCCCCCCAGGCCTGAAGTTCCCTATTCCTGTTTTAAGAAGCACTGCCTCCGAGCATGTTGTAGGCAAGGGAGGAGGCCAATTCCATCAATGCTGCCTTCTCCATGATCGATACGTCTCTATGATGTCTCCCATTACCCAACATGTTCTTCCTAAACTAAAACAGTGTCATGCTAAACTGAAAGCACAAAAAAAGTTTTACAGAAGATATTATACAAGACCAGCCATAACCTGCCAATACAAGGAAAatgaaaccaccaccaccaccgtcatcatcatcattataatgccctatacccgggggtctcagagtggttcacagaataaattcaagatataaaaccacaaaatacctaataaaaataaaaacagcaactcaATACCCGCCCCccgaaaaaaacacattttaaaagggcataggatgtaaatcggatcaaccaaaggcctggttaaagaggaacatttttgcctggtgcctaaaggtgtataatgaaggcgccaggcaaacttccctggggagagcattccacagatggggagccactgcagaaaaggccccgttctcgtgttgccaccctctggacctctcaaggaggaggcacatgcagaaggacctcagaagatgatctcagggtctgggtaggttcatacggAAAGAGGTGGTCTTTTCCCCCACCattatgttattggactacagcttccatcagctgtaGCCACTATAGCCAGTGAGTAgagggtgatgggatttgtagtccacaaACCTCTGGTGGGGCCAAGTTGCTGCCACTTTGGGGAGTAAGGTATGTGGCCTCCCACTATCTCTGGAGCCTCTTTGTTTGAATGCAAAGACTCATCCTGGGAACATGTGAAAGAATAACGCAGACTATGGGGCATCTGGGAGTGTGCAGAGGTGACATCTTTCATCATTTAGTAATCACGTCCTGCCCGCTTCATCCATCCTTTTATAAATGTATAGGTAAAGTTAGTGCAAGAAAATACCACTCTAGGAAAAAATGCTTTGAGAACTCTACAATCTTATCAGCCATTCTAAGAACAGTTGGccaggggtgggaaatctgtgCCTCTCAgattacatctcccatcagccccaaacggCAGAGCCCATggtatgggatgatgggagttgtagtccagctattaaagtaaaggtaaaggacccctggacggttaagtccagtcaaaggcgactatggggttgcagtgctcatcttggtTTCAGGCCGAGGgtgccagcatttgtccacagacagctttccaggttatgtggccagcatgactaaaccggttctggcacaacagagcaccgtgacagaaaccagagcgcttgcaaatgccacttaccttcctgccacagcagtacctatttatctacttgcactggcatgctttcaaactactagattggcaggagctgggacagagcaatgggagctcaacccgttgcggggatttgaaccgctgaccttccaatcagcagacccaaaaggctcagtggtttagaccacagtgccacgtgCATCCCTAGTCCAGCTATATGGGGCAGGGGAGGACCACGTTGCCTAACCCTCTGAAGCAAGGTAAGGGATTGGGCTTCCTAACCAGAAGCATCTGCAAGTCACATGCCACTTACCCGGGAATGGCACTGGAACCCAAAGTAGACCACCACGATGGTGGGCAGGAGCACGATGGCAAAGATGGCGGCCATCAAGAGGAAGTTCAAGAGGAAGGCCAAAGAGTTCATTGCTGCCACCAGGCATGTCCAGGCCCAGCAGCCGCAGGTGCTACGGCGCTCCATGGGCAGCAGCTGATCATCCATGTTGTAAGGCGGAAGTCCCTTGATCATCCGCGATGTGTCAGACAGGCTGTCCATGTCATAGTCATCCATCTCCTGATCAGACATTATTGAAGGGATCAAACAGGGCTTCCAGCCACTGGAAAATCTCTCTTTTCAAAAAATCCCCCTGCTCTTTTCTGCCCTGGAATGCCTTTGGAACAGAGAAAGCTAATGTACGCTTCTCAAAAGAATCTGTGTAGGCTTCTTTGCAGGATCTGGCTGACTTCTGCTGGATTTGATGGGCTTTGACCCAGCAATGCTGCACTTCTACGCAATTGGTCATTAAATGGAATGGGGTGGAGAAGACCTACCAAGATTCCTGGTGGACGTTTCCAATGTCTGGTTGTCCCCCAGCCTCCTTCTCACAGAAGTTGATCTTCGCCCTGGGCTTTGTCCAGATCTTCTGTTCCAGCAGAGATGCTCTAGCTGGAAGTTTGGGAAGAGAAGCCACACAGTTGAACGTGGGTTGTTGCAGGCATGCTTTccgctgtgatgtcttgttctacaGGAGTCCCTGCCCTGTTCTGGGACAACCCATGATGCTCAAATCACCTTCCACACAGCCTCTTCAGAAGGAGCGATCTAGCAGTCACCTTTGCGAGAATCAATCTTTGGACTTCGAAtcattcctcctctctctctctctcttctgcagtTCTGGAAGGCAGAATTTCTCTCTGCCCaaagttttctctttctttccaaaaTCCCCCAGAAACATCAGCAGACCAGATTCTTTGCTTTGTTCAAGGATCCCAGGGATGCACAGCAGTGAGCgcagaaggacagatcctgagttGAATAGGAGGGTGCTGCATCTCCCTGGCTTTAGTCTACATCAGATGCTTCCTCGCTGTTAGCCAGCTCCGATCGCTGTGCAGTGCTTCAGGGTTTGCAGGCAGTTTCATTGACTCTCTCGCTCTCCCCCGACATTAGCCAATCATTGGCAAGAGCTGCTCctcaaccccccctcccctcccctatcAGCACCACTTACTAAACACAGTGCCATCAAACCAGGCCATTATGAACTCAAGTATACATAttgcagaaagaaaataaatagaccagcatttcattttcatttcacttttaatttgcatgctgcctttccatgtTGCTGTACACAAGGCAGCGTACGAGCTGTTGAAGCCGCAAAATATACAAAGGTCACACGTCTGATAACAATCCAATCCAAAGCAAATAAGTCACGTGGCTTTAAAATAAACGCACATCAaataaagcaacattcaacaattcATTTCAAATATAATATTGCACAAGAACATTAACTCTCAAAATACCAGCAAATAAGAAACAGAAATTCACCCTCGACGATTACAACAATTACTAGACTGTAAtcaatgaaaataacaacaaaatcACAAGACCTAAAAGACCACAGCACATAAAAGATCATGTAAAAAAATTGAGCTGAGCAACCAAGTCACACAGCTTATAAAATTACAAAATGCGCTTGCATAACTGGTCAGTTATGTTTGCCTTAACACCAGCTTGCCTTAACAGTAAGAATAATCCAACAATCCAAATTtaaactattattactactactatttttaCTGTTAGAATTTATTTGCTGCCTTTCATGTCAAGAAGAAATATCACAGCAGttcacaaacaaataaaagccaACTAACAAGGGTAAAATCAGTTCTGAAAATACAGCTACCCGTAAATAAAAGATCTAGTAAAATAAACTACTTTACAACTTCCATAATTAAAACCTGTCCATTAAAAAACAGTGTAACAGTTAACAGACAAAGTAGGAGACAGAATAGTGGAACGGTTGAGCAGGGAGGGACCCAAATcgagttcaactccctgcaatgcaggaatcacagctaaagattcAAGTCAGgagagaaggaaataagcaggTGTGTCTTTAAGGGCCggtggaatgccaatactgatgaggctgttttcatttcagctgggagggctttccacagcaATGATGCCACCAATGAAAGAGTTACCAAGTCATCATCAGGCTGTGGCAAAACGAACTGAGTGCCAGGTGGGTATCCAAATAGATATCCAAATGAAATTGATTATAAGATAGaattgagtgtttttgcctggctggaatgtgtccttgaactctgataataatTCTGGCTTGACTGggttggaggaggagggagaacacagggacataggaagctgtagTGGAAATGCGGAAGACaattgtatttcgaggagttaggtggcatgtccctttccctttagcATCCCCAGTTTGAGGTCTGCTGGATTCTTGTGTTTCACACACCTGTGGGGAGTTTCTTGGCTTCTTCTGTGTTGCAAATGCCGGCTGGATACCCAGCTGCAGGTAGTGGGAGACTCTCAGCCGCTCTGTATTAATTCCATCTCCGGGTCCTGGGCTAATCATGAGTAATGTCAGGTGCACTTGATTACACCAAGGAATgctataaaagccataggtggGAGGGGCCCAGGAGAGCTTCTACCCAGATCAAAGGACCTGATGCTGGGAGACTGACGGTCAGGGTCTTTCTCTTGCTGGTCTACTTGGGGCTCCGGGCAGCTACAAGCGAGATTGGGTAGCCCCTGTCgggtatattttattttatactttgcacgcctgctgtttatttgttaataaaactgttttggttccccttccacctcctcattccttttgtcctgacatccttggaaagaactgctgtatttggcagcacagaagctgtctgtgatggcctgggaatcggattcagaggctgaacctgaggaatcccagcctgcacaggagtccccgcctccaggaccagctgagccggggctggggcttgaacctgaagggtcctcacctgtgccggatcctcaggagcagacaccagctgaatctgctctggctcctgaggtgatggaggacccattgcctgcaggtgctctactctcagccccgtcagaggaagctgaggttgcctctgggtccggtaaccctccagcctctcctgagctgcagaggctcagggcagagaggcggagggaactaagttcccgcaggaggagtgctcgcctccaggccaggagaggcgagtcacctgtggactggggctgccctatgcctcggggcagataaaagccggccaacccagtcccaggttgcgggagcaacattgttggtaacctgttcctgcctgcaccctgtcctgctcttctgccagagttcctgaccacacctgactccttgccttggaccccacttcagcctagacggacagcctccatatcagacccttggactggactcggaccatgCCGCACAGTAACCCCCCAGAACCAGCACACTGTCCAAGAAGCTTGGCATTCtccgcactgactggcagcggtcctccatggtttcaggcagaggacatttccaGTCCTGCCCAGAGATTTttggggattgagcctgggaccttctgcatgcaaaacagatcccCTGCCATGCAAGTATGGCCCTTCTCAAAGGAAAATAGGAAGGTGCCTTCTCCAGGCTCAGACTGTTAGTCCACCTAGCTCCATagtgcctgcactgactggcagcagctctccagggtttcagaccagagGTCTTCCGCACTCCTAACTAGAGAGTGAAcctgggaaccttctgcatgcaaagcaggtgctctgataGGGAACGATTGCCATGTGTGAGTGCATGCAGAAAGCAGCCTAGTGTAAAAGGAAAACAAGGATGTTGAGCTGACAATGGGGTGAAGGAAATGCATCCAGGGAATGGGGTGCTAATGGAGTCTTGGATCCCACCATGCCTGCAGAATCTCGCTCCATTTTTTGCCTTTGCATCTCAATGTTGTTTCCCCTCCAGCATCAAGTTATGGTGGTGGAGATTGCCAAGTTTTGCGGGTGGGAATGCAGCTTGCAAACCTGCCAGGAGGCACTTTTAGAGGAGAGAGTAAAAAGACGCTTTTTCTGGGAGCGTGGGAAGTGTCCCTGCCAGACTTGTGTGAACAAGAAAATATATAGAGGGACTTTCATGGTCtctctgaggagggctgcacagatgatcaggagcagtgggacagtatagatttggaacagtggttcgcagagggacatagttcagaaggcagaagctgggaagaactgggtggtgaacagctaggagaagaagaaccGGAAGAGACTCTGGTTCACTGGAAAGTGTCCATCTGATCAGTCCAAGGTCACGGAGATTAGATAAGGTAGCTGCACAGAAGGCACAGTGGTTGCAAgatcaagttgcaagaaaggaaggGACAAGGGTGAAttgaggggggggagaaaaccttaattgggagcacctttactCCGAGAATGGACTCTTTGTTCtttcgctgtgatcattaaaatctctttaagtggtaagagactatttttgctttgttctgcttatccacgGCTAAAGGGAGGGAGGACGCCGTTTCCCTGAAGCCTGGCACTCTTTGTGGCACAAACCGTGCTCGCCATTAAGACACCTTGTCGCCTTGCTTGCGGGACCAAGGGCTGAGCCAGAGTCAGGATCGAGCTCAGTAATCGagctctgtattgtctatactggctggcaacaactctccaaggtttcaagcagGGATCTTCTGCTTGAAGATTGAtcctgagaccttctgtatgtACAACAAATGCTCCACCACTGGACTACGAGTCAGGTCTGATAAAGATGGAGCTCACAGGTGTACGACTCATGGTCAGCCTTTGAAGCCAAGGCTTCCAAAACCTTCAGGCGACATCACCACCCACTTTTCGTCTGACAGACGGCCTCCTGGTTTTCCAAACTGTTAGAAGCAGAAGGCAGCAAGGCATTCCTGTGGTACAATGGGTCTGTACATCTGGTTGTGAacaagaaggttggtggttcaaggtGGGCAgggttcctgcattgtaggggttggactagatgacccttggtgtcccttccaactctatgatctatGGGGTGATCAGGTTGCCAGACCTCCAAGGGGATTTTTTCAAGTGAATTTTATCCACAGCTGCTGTGTTTAATATAGTCCAGAATGACAGGAAAAACCCCATATGGCATCCTTAGTGTGATAAACAGGAAATAGACCGCACAAAATGTTCCTTCGGATACACTTGTTCTCTGTCGCCCATATTTGAGGATTAAAGTGtttgtgtttgcatgtgtgtgtgtggctttcatCTCCAGGGGATGGCTGCATTGTTCACTCTGCCATAATCCCAAATGAGCAAAGGAATCATAGGACTAGAGGTGGAAtatgaggtcccaaccaaagaagaatggcaacttaaactgattggaatatgcgcagcttgcggatctcatgtacagaataagagaacaagaacaacattcatttgaagaagattggaaaatgtttgttgaatatatggggcgaaattgtgtacacttgaaaatgttgtcaGCATTAAAATAATGTGTCTTCACCCCCACCGTTCaacccggatactgaggtcccgctccgagggccttctggcggtttcctcagtgcgagaagtgaggttacagagaaccagtcctgtggaacgccctctcatcagatgtcaaggaaataaacaactatctgacttttagaagaaatctgaaggcagccgtgtttagggaagtttttaatgtttaatcctgtattgtgtttttaatattctgttgggagccacccagagtggctggggaaacccagccagataggcggggtataaattattattattattattattatttatttcaacagtgtaaataagttttatagatgtaataatggaatattgaATGGTTTAGATTATATAAAATATGAAGAAATTTATACTAtgaaaaatgaaccatggaaagagtttatttatttatttatacatacatacatacatacatacatacatacataccccacccatctggctaggcttccccagccactctgggcggcttccaacaaaatatagaaatactgtaatatgtcaaacattaaaagcttccctaaacagggctgcctttatggaagtcattgatattttaaggttgtataaatgaatattctaaattgtaaaatagaatatatatatatatatatatatatatatatatatatatatatatatatatatatatatatattctgtgtgtgtgtgtatccttgtcttcttgtgatgtcacagcaGCTCAGCCAGTCACTGCCCAAGACTTTGCCACCACCCATATTTCTTAAAGTCATCACGCTTTCTAATTCCCTTCTTCTCCCAGACAATCCCAAACACAGACTTGTTTGCTCTCAAGCCTTCCTTTCTCACCTCCTACACTCAAAGTATGTGATGCtggcattctttctttttttaatgttgtcaGCTGCCAGATCTAATTTTATTTTCACTATTCTATtttttcacacacagagagagagcagctGTGACTAGGAAGAAGAGGATTTAAGTGAGAAGGTGagctaaaaacaacagcaaccaacaCCAAGCAGACCTAAAGCTGTTGAAGGGAAGTGGCAAAGATGAGCTCTTTAAGGTCACCATGTTCCCAGGAAATTATCTCATCCTGTATTAAACATTGTTGCCCAGCCTTTTCAAACCCAGTGCCCTCAGGactattgtgttttatgtattgcattgggacgcgggtggcactgtgggttaaaccacagagcctagaacttgccgatcagaaggtcggcagttcaaatccccgcgacggggtgagctcccgttgcttggtccctgctcctgccaacctagcagttcaaaagcacaaagtgcaagtagataaataggtaccactccggcgggaaggtaaacggcgtttccgtgcactgctctggtttgccagaagcggcttagtcatgctggccacgtgacccggaagctgtacgccggctcccttggccaataaagtgagatgagcaccacaaccccagagtcggccatgactggacctaatggtcaggggtccctttacctttatgtattgcatttataacTCACCTTTTTCTTCAGGGAGCAAAAGGGTGCTCCCCTTCATCCTTtaatcctcacaacgaccctgtgaggtaggccaggctaagagtcagtgactggcccaaggtgagcttcacggctgagtgaggtttttgaaccttggtctcctgggtcctagtctgACCCTCTGACCGCTACACCACACCAGCTAGGAATGGATGAATATCTTACGTCCAAATGCACCCCTCTTGTGCACAGATctgagtttattattattattattttgagtttCACAGGAAAAATTGTGTGGATCTTCACATCCATTCCCCCTCATACGATGTTACGGTTTTCCAGGAGGGGCAAACTTGCCATAATCTCTATATTCAGTAAAGAGCTAAACTTTGAGCAAGCTCATAAATTTCATGAAGTAAGAAAAAAGTTTGGTTAATTAAAAGCAAGCCAAGCACTGTTGCTGCGTTCAGTTTCAGATCACAAGCCCAAGTAGCTCCACATAGCTAGCTGCAGATAAGCCaagcccagtgccagatttacgtaaacaagctatagcttagggccccactctcttgggggcccccaaaaaaattaaagggaaaaaactagatgtacatttccaaaatataagttaaaaaacaaataaaataaaacctacatacagcaacagtgttttgtgttgtgtaggctcctaggatgtaagtaATGGCccccctgctagcctgctccctaaaatatcgctggtttgctcatttctgtatatagggtatCTACAcgctgcatgtgcaaatggctttagatacctattaggtccataaattaccagatagcatatattcaacacacacaaaagggacaatttgttgttgacaaagaacagctggacatataaagggccccattactttcagtagcttagggactcatcaaacctaaatccggccctggccaaGCCGTTGACAAAAAGTATTGATGGCCAGTCTAAGAGGAATCCTTGGGCCTaggcagacagaggttgccaGGTTGGTggggtgtgagagagaggtgTGCTGGGGGATAGCAAAGAGAGATCCATCTTCTAGCAGGCTGGACTCCAGGGCTgaactgctgtggggaacaagtacctcttgagatgaccatgctgtaagatttGTATTCTCTTCATCTAGATACAGTCGTAAAAATGTGAATAAAACATATTTCttagctgaaggcagcccttttaatgtttgatgtattacggtattttaatattttgttggaagccgcccagagtggctggggaagcccagccagatgggtggggtataaataataaattattatttctgttgttgtttgttattagCTATGGCAGTTTTCAGTGCAGATcctgggtgagcacctggaaacCTCCTGGAATCTTGCTGCAGTTCGGCAGAGAGTGGTGGGTTGTCATGCTACCTTTGTGGCAATCTGCACTATTTGCCCGAAGCTATTTGAACCCCATTAGAAGGCATTCTTATGCACCGTTTGCCCTCAGATGTATTTTCTGTATGCACTTTGCACTAATATACGTGTCTTTGTACACATCCTTTGGTTTCAGaaaagcattgcaaaattcagagggtgCTTTTTGACTGACCAGAAGGTTTCCTTGAACTCTGAGGAGTGCTTCTTGCCTGCCTGGGTGGAGAATAGAGAAGGTATGTTgcaagtacattggtacctcgggttacagatgcttcaggttacagacccttcaggttacagactccgctaacccagaaatagtaccttgggttaagaactttgcttcaggatgagaacagaaatcgtgtggcggcggcaggaggccccattagctaaagtggtacctcaggttaagaacagtttcaggttaacaacagacctccagaacgaattaagttcttaacctgaggtaccactgtatttgtagaaactagcctactgtacaaaagtcaAACTTGCCTGTGTTCCTCTGCCCCCACGAAATGTTCCCCACAAAGGGCTGGAAAAAGTTTCCCTCCCTCTGTGCTAGACTAAAAGACCTGTTATTGCCTCCCACGCCAGCCTGATATTGATTCTCACCCAGCCTGAGCAATATCCATCTTGGACAGATCAGATCTGATGGCAGAGATTCAAGCTCGGCTCTGCACCTTCGTTCTTGAAGGTGAAATGTAACGTTGACATGATTCACCTCAgagtttcttcttcctctcccatgAAATAtaggtttgtggggttttttctaaAAGAGGGGGGAGAGGTGGAATAAAAAATTCATGGCAACGCATGTTGTCAAACGGCGGCTGTCAACAGCAGCTGCTATTGCAAGAAGATTGATGCCACCGCTTCCCGGAGCTTATCCTGGTCTCTTTGCGTGACTGGAATCCATAGAGTGCCTAGGCCATGACAGCCTAGGCCAGAGGGGGAAGTGGCTGCATAATAATGTAGGAAGAGTCAGgtggaccaggccagtggcccaacttctccagcatcctgttctcacagtggctaaccagattccGGTGGGAAACTCAGAAGCAGGACTCGAGTTCAAAAGCAACATTGCTGTACCagtgaaagaagagtggcagatgaagatgatggactttgcagaactggcgaagctgacaggaaaaatccaaaaccagcatgatcaagtattccaaaaggactggagtaaatttatatgatatctgaaagattattgtaagcaattagcatcactagcagggttatcTTGTAATGAGAACTTTTCTAcctttctgtgtttgtttgtttgtttgtttgtttgtttgtttgttttgtttgtttgtttgtttttagggacgtaagtggcgctgtgggttaaaccacagagcctaggacttgccaatcagaaggtcagcggttcaaacccccgcaacggggtgagctcccgttactcggtccctgctcctgccaacctagcagttcgaaagcacgtcaaagtgcaagtagaataaataggtaccgctccggcgggaaggtaaacagcgtttccgtgcgctgctctggtttgccagaagcggcttagtcatgctggccacatgacccagcagctgtatgccggctccctcggccagtaaagcgagatgagcgccgcaaccccagagtcggccacgactggacctaatgatcaagcgtccctttacctttacctatttttttaaaattttgagctattttgtaatgagtgtaattagaaCTGGAAAAGgtacaaaatgcaatgatatagTGCCATGagcccatttaaaaataaataaataaataaacaaacacatatttttgccattttgtcaccccctcagtgctGACACCCAGGGCCctcacccaccacacaccccttcctatgccactgactctccccacttgtgattcccagcaattcagAGACAAaccacctctgacagtggaaggagaacctagccattgtggctagtagccatggatagccttttTCTCCATGATGGTTTACAATTCAGTTATGGTTTATATGGGAAAGGGGCTTTTCCTTCAAGCCATGGGGTGAAGATAGAGGGCAACCGGCTTCTCTGAGGGGCAGGGGCCTTTACCCACCCTGGCCCCCCACGGCACCACCTCTGTAACGAAAAGCAGGCATGATGAATGTTCTTTGCTGGAatacaaataaaagaaaggaCATTTCACAGCCAAATGTTCAGGAGGGAAGAAAAACGAGCTACCAGCTTGTGTAATAAAGACTTTCATTCCCTTAGGTGGCTTTTGAAAAAGGATAAGCGGTAATGAACCTTATCTAGTGTTTAGACAGAGAGCGATCCCCCAACCCTCGGCTCTGAATCAATTTTGCTCAGCCCGCCCCCACCTCCCCGGCTTGGAATGGCAGCTGGCAGCTGTGGAAGGCAAACGTATAAgtcaattatattttaaaatgctgtataAATCACTCTCCTGGAATACCCATCCCTCCCACCCAGGACACCTAGACTCAAATTATCAGGTTGCAGTCTAGTTTAGATACAGCCTAAGACTCTTAAGCTCAcagtcgtgggttcgagtccaacgctggacaaaagattcctgcattccagggggttgaactagatgacccttgtgttccctgccaactctactattctataatactgctttaaatgtaatatGCAGATAGGGTCAGAGCTGATGCCCTGGGTGGCGAATTCAACCCCTTTTGGATCGAATGTGTAAATGAGTTGCTAGTGGAACcctgtgttataagaattttaaggtctcaaatgtagaataaatattcatgaatgcacacatatctaattATATggaccatgtgtctgaaatagtatgtgAGAGCAAtcatgaagccattttgactctctcagtgacctcaaatattcctctgcagaaa contains:
- the TMEM88B gene encoding transmembrane protein 88B; amino-acid sequence: MSDQEMDDYDMDSLSDTSRMIKGLPPYNMDDQLLPMERRSTCGCWAWTCLVAAMNSLAFLLNFLLMAAIFAIVLLPTIVVVYFGFQCHSRVLHSTASYCKTILDDNSSSALIILGFVIMSPLIVVAMAIYCGLVRRLRLFLCFQPWARATYKGVKWRWYEDGGLCGCAKEWSSQVKAWV